CATCAGCATGGCCGCAAACGCCAGGTATGGATTGGCGGTTGGATCCGGGAAGCGCACCTCGACGCGGCGCGCCTTGGGATTGCTGACGAAAGGAATGCGGCAGGCCGCCGAGCGGTTGCGCCCGGAATAGGCCAGGTTGATCGGCGCCTCGAAACCCGGCACCAGTCGTTTGTAGCTGTTGGTGCCCGGGTTGGTGATGGCATTCAGCGCCTTGGCGTGTTTGATGATGCCGCCGATGTAGTACAGCGCAAACTCCGAGAGCCCGGAATAGCCGTCACCGGCGAACAGGTTTTTCCCACCCTTCCATACCGACTGGTGAACATGCATGCCGGAGCCGTTGTCGCCGACGATGGGTTTGGGCATGAAGGTGGCGGTCTTGCCGTAGGAATTCGCCACATTCCACACGGTATATTTCAGGATTTGCATCCAATCGGCCCGCTGAATGAGCGGCGCGAAGCGCGTGCCGATCTCATTCTGGCCGGCGGCAGCGACTTCATGATGATGCACCTCGACATCCACCCCCTGCTGCTCCAGCGCGAGGGAGATGGCGTTGCGAATGTCCTGCAGCGTGTCGGCGGGCGGCACCGGGAAGTAGCCGCCCTTGACCGGCGCGCGGTGCGCCATGTTGCCATCCTCATATTCGATGCCGGATGACCAGGGGGCCTCCTCGGATTTGATCTTGACCGAACTGCCGGACATGTCGATGTTCCAAGTCACACTGTCGAAAATGAAAAACTCGGGCTCCGGGCCGAAATAAGCGGTGTCGCCCAAGCCACTCGACTTAAGGAAGGCGTCGGCGCGCTTGGCGATGGTGCGTGGATCACGGTCGTACCCCTTGCCGTCGGAAGGTTCGACGACGTCGCAGGTGATGTTGAGCATCGGTTCATCAGTGAAGGGATCCATGCGCGCCGTGCTCGGATCCGGCATCAGCAGCATGTCCGACGCCTGGATGCCCTTCCAGCCGGCGATGGATGAACCGTCGAAGGCGTGGCCATCTTCAAATTTTTCCTTGGTGAAATACTTGACCGGCACGGTGACATGCTGTTCCTTGCCGCGGGTGTCGGTGAATCGGAGGTCAACGAATTTAACCTCCTTGTCCTTGATCATTTTTAGGACATTATCTGGTGTGGACATATACTCCTCCGCCTTCGTTAATCAGGTCATTGTTGAGATAAAAGCCCATAGCAAGGGAGCAAAACAGCATTTCCTGTGCCAGAAACAGGCGCAGAACACGACTGGATTCTCCGGGTACGCGGGCTGATTTTCGCACTACTATTGTGCAATAAAGTTGTTATTTGCACTATTATAGTGCTTAGAAGTTTATCGTGTCAGAATTGACTCGCCTATCATCAAATCGTCGAGGGACTCCCGACGGCGGATTAAATGGGCGGTTTCCCCTTCCACCATGACCTCAGCCGCACGTGGACGGGCATTATAGGTGGAACTCATGGAGAATCCATAGGCACCCGCTGATCGCACCGCCAGGAGGTCACCGCTCTCCAGTTTGAGCGATCGTCCCCTGCCCAGGAAATCGCCGGACTCACACACCGGCCCGACTACGTCATAAGACCGCACCACCCCCTGCTCCCGCGGCGACACCGGCACGATATCATGCCAGGCATCGTACAGCGCCGGACGGGTGAGATCGTTCATGGCGGCGTCGACGATGACAAAATTTTTGGAGCCAGCAGGCTTGAGATATTCCACGCGCGTGACGAGCACTCCGGCATTGCCGACGATGGCGCGCCCCGGCTCGAGCAGGATCTCATGGGGAAACCGGTCGGTGTGACGGCGGATGGCGGCGGCGTAATCCGCCACGCTGGGTGGCGTTTCATCGCGGTAACGAATGCCCAGTCCGCCGCCAATATCGATGTGCCGCAGCTCGATTCCCCGATGCGCCAGTTCTCCGAGAAGCTTGAACAGACGTTCCAGCGCATCGGCGAAGGGCCGGCTGTCGGTCAATTGCGATCCGATATGGCAGCCGATGCCGATGACCTCAATATGCGGCATCGCCGCAGCCCGCGCGTATATCCGCGCGGCCCCTGTCATGGCAATGCCGAACTTGTTTTCCTGCAGGCCGGTGGAAATATAGGGATGCGTACGGGCATCGACGTCCGGATTGATGCGCAGCGACACCGGCGCCTTTTTATCCAGTCTCCCGGCGATCTCGTTCAACCGTTCCAGTTCCGCTTCGGATTCGACGTTGAAACAGCGTATGCCCACTGTGAGCGCGCGTTCCATCTCCTCCCCGCGCTTGCCCACACCCGCGAACACGATGCACTCCGGCCTCCCGCCCGCGCGCAATACCCGCTCCAGTTCACCGACCGACACGATGTCAAATCCGGAGCCGAGGCGCGCCAATACGTTCAGCACCGCCAGATTGGCATTGGCCTTGACCGCGTAGCAAATCAAATGCGGGTGGCCGCTGAAAGCGGCGTCGAATTCGCGCCAGCGCGCCTCAATCGCGGCGCGCGAATACACATACACCGGCGTGCCGTGCTGACGCGCAATCCCGGCCAACGGCACGCCTTCGGCATACAGTTGCCGATCCCGGTAGGTGAACGGATCAGTCATCGAATAAACGAGGGAATGAACGCCGGGGCGGTTTTGTGATCCGGCAGATAGAGATCACCCTTCTGCCCGCAGCCGCATAACATCAGACTGATGCCTATAACTGCTACGAATGTGCGTGATAGACGGCTGATCATGGCTCGTGACCCCGAACGGTAACGGTGATCATGATAAAGTGATTGCCCGCGAATTCCCACCCCGCGCCATTTGCATGACCGCCAAACCCGGAAATTATCGTGCTGGTGAAGCGCCTGTCGTAATCGAACCCCCGGGCAGGCACGACGCCAGCGTCATCTGGCTGCACGGCCTGGGCGCAGACGGGCACGATTTCGAGGGCATCGTGCCGGAACTGGGCCTGCCCCGGCATCACGGCATCCGCTTCACCTTCCCGCACGCACCAAAGCGCCCGATCACCATCAACGGCGGCATGGTCATGCGCGGCTGGTACGACATCGCCGCGCCTGATCTGACCCTGCGCGAGGATGAAGCGGGATTACGCGATGCCGCCGCCATCGTCGAGGAATTCATCGCAACTGAGCGCGCGGCGGGCGTTGCCGCCGACCGCATAGTGTTGGCCGGATTCTCACAAGGCGGCGCGGTCGCCCTGTTCACCGGCCTGCGCCACTTCGAACGGCTGGCCGGGATAATGGCGCTTTCGACGTATTTGCCCCTACCTGGCAGTCTATCCGCCGAAGCGCACGACGCCAACCGCCAAACCCCCATCTTCATGGGGCACGGACTTTACGACCCGCTCATCCCTGTTTTTCATGGCCGGCATTCGGCCGAATTACTGCGCGCGGGGGGGCATGACGTCACGTGGCGCACCTATGCCATGCCGCACAGTGTCTGTGCCGAGGAGGTGCGTGAGCTCGCCCTCTGGCTCAAGGCGGAATTGCGATAGCGAGTTATCGTTTAGCTGGAGCTCGCCACCTGCGTGGGGATCGCATTGCCGATGCGGGTCACGCGATTGCAGGCATCCACGTAAACCAGCCGCGGCTTGAAGCGGGCGGCCTGCTGTTCATCAAGCGCGGCATAGGCGCAGACGATGATTTCGTCCCGGGGCCTGGCCTTGTGCGCGGCGGCGCCGTTGATGGAAATAATCCCCGATCCGGGTTCCGCGGGCATGGCATAGGTGGTGAAACGTTCGCCGTTGGCGAGATTGTAGACCTGGATCTGTTCGTACTCGCGGATGCCGGCCGCCTCCATGAGCCGCAGGTCGATGGCGCAGGAACCTTCGTAGTCAAGTTCGGCGTGGGTCACACGCACACGGTGTAATTTGCATTTGAGCAGGGTGATCTGCATATCGATTTCCCAATCTGACGGAATCAAAAATAGCTTAGCATCTAGCGGCGGGTGGAGGAACGACGATGATCCCCCCTGCGGCCTGGCGGGCGCCGGCCACCGCCGCCGGACCGTCCATGCGTGTGGTCATGACGGCGCGGTCGCGGTTTGCGGGGCGGGAGTTCGGCCAGTATTCCCGTGCCGATCTGGCCGGTCGGGATTTTGTGGCCGACGTATTCCTCAATGTCCATCAGCGAATAGACGTACTCCTCGCAGGCGAAGGTGATGGCGTCGCCGCTGGCGCCGGCGCGGGCGGTACGGCCGATGCGATGCACGTAATCCTCGCCGTTCTGCGGCAGGTCGTAGTTGATGACGTGGCTGACGCCGGGGATGTGGAGGCCGCGCGCGGCCACGTCGGTCGCGACCAGAATGGGCAATTCCCCGCGCGTGAAGCGCGCCAGCAGCGACTGCCGCTTCTTCTGCGGCACGTCGCCGGATAACACGCGCGCCTCGATGTCCTGCTCACGCAATACGTCGGAAACCTCCTCCGCCACGCGTTTGGTGTTGACGAAGATGAGCGTACGCGCCGGATTGATCTGTCGCAGCAGGCCGACCAGCAACGACAGTTTCTGTTCGCTCTCGATGTGATACAGCACCTGCTTGACGCTGTCGACCGTCACCTGATCGGGATTGATTTCCACCACGCGCGGGTTGTTCATGTGTTCATAAGCCAGCTCATGCACCCGCAGGCTGAGCGTGGCCGAAAACAGCATGGATAGGCGCTGCTCCGGATCGGGCATGCGGCGCAACAAGAAGCGGATGTCCTTGATGAAGCCCAGATCGAACATGCGATCAGCCTCGTCCAGCACCATCACCTCGATGGCCCGGAGGTCGAAGACGTGCTGCTTGAAGTAATCGATGACGCGCCCCGGCGTGCCGATGAGGACATCCACGCCCGCGCGCAACTCGGCGCGTTGCGCGTCGTAATCCACGCCGCCATAGATCAGGCTGAATTTGAAGGGCGTGAACTGACCCAATTGCAACGCATCCTTGTGGATTTGAATCGCCAGTTCGCGCGTGGGCGCCAGCACGATGGCGCGCGGCTGGTTGGGCTTGCGGCCGTGCGGTTCCGGCCGTTTCAACAGGCGATCCATCAACGCCAGCAGGAAGGCTGCGGTCTTGCCGGTGCCGGTCTGCGCCTGTCCGGCGACATCCTGGCCGGCCAGCGCGATCGGAAGGGCCGCGGACTGGATCGGCGTGCAGCGGCTGAAACCGGCGGCGGCGATGCCCTGTAACAAAGCGGGATGCAAATCAAGCTCTTGAAAGGTTTTTTCCATGTCCATTTTCAAAATATGAGCCAACTAGCATAACGCAATTCCCGACGCCAACGGGGGTCGCGCTTGCAAGTAAGGCTCGCTTGCATCGAAAATGTCCCTTGCGCAATTCATACAAGAAAGGTTCACCCATTCCATGAGCAGTCCCAACGTCGTCCATGCCACTGATGCCAGTTTCGAAGCCGATGTCCTGAACGCCACCCTGCCGGTGCTGGTGGATTACTGGGCGGAATGGTGCGGCCCCTGCCGCATGATCGCACCCATCCTCGATGAGATTGCCAACAGCTATGCCGGCAAGCTTAAGGTGGCCAAAGTGAACGTGGATGAAAACCGCGACACCGCCACCAAATACGGCATCCGCGGCATTCCCACCTTGATGATTTTCAAGGACGGCAACATCGCCGCCACCAAGGTGGGCGCGCTGTCCAAGTCGCAACTGGCGGCCTTTGTCGACAGCAATATTTGAATCCATGCCCCGTCATGGCGGCGGGGCTGGACGGGAGCCCAAGGGCGTGCTAGTTTAAGCAACAAGCTGTAATTGCAGTCCGCCGGTTCCGGCCCAAACTTCCATCAACTTCTTCCCCGCGCGGATCGTCCCGCCGGCTTCAATTCATTCAAATCGCGCTATTCGACATGAACCTGACAGAACTCAAACGCAAGCCCGCCTCCGAACTCATCAACCTTGCCGAGACCATGGGCATCGAGGGCGCCGCCCGCTCCCGCAAACAGGACGTCATCTTCGGCATCTTGAAGGGCCACGCCAAAAAGGGCGAAGAAATCTGGGGCGACGGTGTGTTGGAGATTTTGCAGGACGGTTTTGGCTTCCTGCGCACGGCGGACGGCTCGTATCTGGCCGGTCCGGACGACATCTACGTCAGCCCATCGCAGATCCGCCGTTTCAACCTGCGCACCGGCGACACCATCTCCGGCACCATCCGACCGCCGAAGGAAGGCGAACGCTATTTCGCCCTGCTCAAGGTCAACGAGATCAACTTCGAGCCGCCGGAGAACGCCAAGAACAAGGTCCTGTTCGAGAACCTGACGCCGCTGTTCGCCAACAAGCGGCTGAAGCTCGAGCGCGGCAACGGCAGCACGGAGGACCTGACACCGCGCGTCATCGATCTGGTGGCGCCCATCGGCAAGGGCCAGCGCGGTCTCATCGTGTCGCCGCCGAAGGCCGGCAAGACCATGCTGCTGCAGGCCATCGCCCAGTCCATCGTGACCAACCACCCGGAGTGCTATCTCATCGTGCTGCTCATCGACGAGCGCCCGGAGGAGGTCACCGAGATGGAGCGTTCGGTGAAGGGCGAGGTGGTATCCAGCACCTTCGACGAGCCCGCCACCCGCCACGTGCAGGTCGCCGAGATGGTGATCGAAAAGGCCAAGCGGCTGGTCGAGCACAAACGCGACGTCGTCATCCTGCTCGACTCCATCACGCGCCTGGCGCGCGCCTACAACACCGTGATCCCCTCCTCCGGCAAGGTGCTGACCGGCGGCGTCGACGCCAACGCCCTGCAGAAGCCCAAGCGCTTCTTCGGCGCCGCGCGCAACATCGAGGAGGGTGGTTCGCTCACCATCATCGCCACCGCGCTGATCGACACCGGCTCGCGCATGGACGAGGTGATCTACGAGGAATTCAAGGGCACCGGCAACATGGAACTGCACCTGGAGCGCAAGATCTCCGAACGCCGCATCTTCCCCTCCATCAACATCAACCGTTCCGGCACCCGCCGCGAGGAACTGCTGGTCCCGCCGGATGAATTGCAGAAGACCTGGATCCTGCGCAAGCTGCTGTCGCCGATGGAGGAAGTGGCGGCCATCGAATTCCTGCTGGAGCGCCTCAAGGTCACCAAGAATAACGCCGAGTTTTTCGATTCGATGAAGCGCACGTCTTAGGAAGACCCGAAAAAGTCCTTCCCGAATTTTCAGCGCCTGGAGGATATTGCGGTGAGAATGCCCTGCATGATCGCCGTCGGCGTGGGGGGACACCCGGGCACGGCGACATCCACAGGAATGACGTTCGCCACGCGGCCGCAGCTGGCGTAGCTCTCGCCAAAAACACCCCCGGTGCACCCGCAATCCCCGATCGCCACCACGAGCTTTGGCTCCGGCGTCGCGTCGTAGGTGCGCTTCAACGCCTCCTCCATGTGCCGTGACACCGGGCCGGTCACCAGGAGCAAGTCGGCATGACGCGGGCTGGCGACAAACTTGATGCCGAGCCGTTCCAAGTTGTAGTAGGGGCTGTTGCAGGCATGGATCTCGAGCTCGCAACCATTGCACGAGCCCGCGTCCACGTGACGAATGGCAAGCGAGCGGCCGAAATGTTTGGCAATGACCGCAGGAAGTCGTTGCTCGATCTGGCGCAGCGCCGCATCGGCCGGCGGCGCCGGCTCGCTGACGATGCCGATCTTCGCAATTTGCTTCAGCAGTTCGTACATGCGCTAGAGATCCTGTCCGCTGTAGCTCAAATTGAATGATTTGTTGATCAAGGGGAAATCAGGGACGATGTTGCCGAGCACCGCGCGCTCCAGCAACGGCCAGTTCTGCCACGACGGGTCGTGTGGATGCAGCCGATGGATGCGATTGCCCTCCGCCGTGTCGAGCGCGATCAAGACTTCGCCGCGCCAGCCCTCGACCCAGCCGACGCCGCGCCGTCCGCCCGGACAGTCGGCGATCGGAACGCATATCTCACCCTCCGGCAGCTGGCTCGCCAGCGCCTGCACCAACCGTATCGACTCGAACACTTCATCGAAGCGAACCGAAGCGCGGGCGGCGACATCGCCGCGCGTATGCGAGGCCATGCGCACATCAACCTGCCGCCACGGTGGAATGGGAAGATCGACCCGCAGATCGTGCCTGATGCCGCTCGCGCGGCCGGCGAGGCCCGTCATGTCCATCTTCTCGGCCAGCGCGGGCGGCACCTGCCCGGTCATGATGAAGCGATCCTGCATGCCGGCATGCTCGTCATAAATCGAGCGCAGTATTCCGACTTCGCTCCTGAGTCGATCGATAAAACTAATCAGCCGGCCGGCCTCTTCCCGCGCAAGATCACGCGCGACGCCACCCGGCACGATCAGGTCCATCAGATAGCGGTGACCGAAGAGTGCGGCGTTCAGCCGCAGCAGATCCTCCTTCAGCCGCCAGAACTGGAAAAATCCGAACGTCAGGGCGACATCGTTGCCGAGATAGCCCAGATCGCCCAGATGATTGGCGATGCGCTCGAGTTCGAGCAGGATCCCGCGCAGCACCAGTGAGCGCAGCGGTGGTTCGACGCCGGCTGCGCCCTCAACCGCCATGGCGTAGGCCCAGGCATAAGCGACCGTTGAGTCACCGCTCACGCGGCCCGCCAGCCGCGCACCCTCCTCCAGGGTCTTTGTCTCAAACAGTTTTTCGATCGCCTTGTGCTTGTAACCCAGGCGCTCCTCAAGCCGCAGGATGGTCTCTCCGACGATCGAGAAACGGAAGTGTCCCGGCTCAATGGTGCCGGCATGCACCGGGCCCACCGGGATTTCATGCACGCCCTCCCCCCCCACCCTGACGAACGGATACAGATCCTCGGATTTTGGAAAGCCGCCGGCGATGTCGAACTCCTTGCGCAGCGGGAACACCCCGCCCGGCCAGGCGCGATGCCGCAGCCATTTGCGATGGTCCGGGCCGTCGTGGGCGTGGATGCCGAGCAGGTCGTAGGCGGCCCGTTGCATGCGATTTGCGCATGGATAGATGTCGGCGATGCTTGGATATCGCGGGTGCTCGCGCGGCAGCGCCGCCGTAAGCCACAACAAACCCGACGGCAGCGCAAGCGCCAGATGCAGCGCATAACCCGCGCCGCGCTGCGTTTCGTCGCTGCCCCACAGCGCAACCAGCCGGGCCTTGTGCGCGCGGGCCTGTTCACACACGGCGCGCAATTCGGTCACCGTGACCGGGGCGCGAAACGCCGGCATCGCCCCCGGAAGCGGCTGGATGTCAATCGGCAGTTCAGCGAGTCGCACGATTCCTCCGTTCAGCCGATGAGCGCCGCCGCCTGCCGGTACCAGCCGACGAGATAGGGCGGGATATACAGCCCGAGTATCAGTACGATCGCCAGGTGCACAAACACCGGAATGAGCGCCGGAGGGTGCGGCAGCCGGCGCGCGCTGGTTTCACCAAATACCATCGGTTGCACCTTGCCCAGAATCGCCGCGAACGCGACACCGAGCGCCATCAGCAAAAACGGGGTCGCCCACGGGTGTTCGTGCATCGCGGTCGTGAGTATCATGAATTCGCTGGTGAACACGCCGAAGGGCGGCATGCCGAGGATGGCGAGGCTGCCAAGCGCCAGGCCCCAGCCCACGGTGGGGCTCTGTTCGATGAGCCCCCGGATGTCCGCCATGTTCTGCGTGCCGGTCTTCTGCGCGGCATGGCCGACGGTGAAGAAGATCGCGCTCTTGGTGAGTGAATGCACCGTCATGTGCAGCAGCCCGGCAAAGGCGGCCACCGCGCCACCCATGCCGAAGGCAAAGGTCATCATGCCCATATGCTCGACCGAGGAGTAGGCGAACATGCGCTTGATATCCTTCTGCCGCGACAGAAAAAATGCCGCGACCACGACCGATAAAAGTCCGAAGCCCATCATCAAGCCGCCGGAGAAATGATGCCCGAGCGCGCCGTCGACCAGCATCTTGCTGCGCACCACCGCGTATAACGCCACGTTGAGCAGCAGGCCGGAGAGCACTGCCGAGATCGGGGTGGGACCTTCCGCGTGGGCGTCCGGCAGCCAGTTGTGCAACGGCACCAGACCCACCTTGGTGCCGAAGCCGATCAGCAGGAATACAAAAGCGAGCGACAACACCGTCGGCTCGAGCTGCAGGCGGACCTCGTACAGGTGCGTCCACAGCAGTGACGTGCCGCCGGGGCCCAGGACCTTTTCTGCGGCGAAATAAAGCAGGATGACCCCGAAGAACGCCTGCGCGATGCCGACCGAGCACAGGATGAAATATTTCCACGCCGCCTCCAGGCTCGCCGGCGTGCGGTACAGCGACACCAGCAGCACGGTGGAGAGCGTCGCGCCCTCCATCGCCACCCATAGCACGCCGACGTTGTTGGAGAGCAGGCACAACAGCATGGTGAAGGTGAACAGCTGGTACATGCTGTGGTAGAGCCGCAGACGGGCCGGGTTCACCCGCCCGTGATGCGCCTCGATGCGCATGTAGGGGCGGCTGAACAGGGTGGTCGTGAATCCGACAAAGGCGATCAGCGCGACCAGGAAGACGTTGAATGAATCGACGAAAAACTGCTCCTGCATCACCGTCATCGGGCCGCGGGCGATGACCCTGGCCGTGAGCTGTGCCGCGGCGGCAAAAGTGAGGAAACTCATCAGTGCGTTCAACTCCGGCGCCCAGCGCCTGTGGCCCGCGAGAGCAAGCAGCAGACAACCGAACAGCGGGATGCCGAGGACGATCATGATTTCCATCTCAATCTTCCTTGAGTTTTTCCATATGCCGGATATCGAGGCTGTCGAATTGTTCACGGATGTGAAACAGGAAGATGCCGAAAATGAACGTGCACATCAGTACATCGAGCGCCACGCCCAATTCCACCACCAGCGGCATGCCGTAGGTGGCGCTGGTGGCGGCAAAAAACAAGCCGTTCTCCATGGCCAGAAAGCCGATCACCTGCGGCACCGCCTTGCGCCGCACGATCATCATGAGAAAGGAGATCAGGATGCTGGCCATTGCAATCCCCAGGGTCGAACGCGTGAATGTGCCGGCCATTTGTGAAATCGGCGCGGCCAGGGCAAAAGCGAAGATCACCAGTCCAATGCCGATGAGCATCGTGACGGGTATGTTGATCAACGTCTCGACGTCCCAGCGCACCTGCAACTGGTCAATCAGGTGATGCAACACCCAGGGAATCAGGATGACCTTGAGCAGCACGGTGAGCCCGGCGGAAAAGTAAAGATGGGCCTGGTCGGTCACATACGCGACAGTCGCCGTGGAGGCGGCCAGCACTGCGCCCTGCCAGGCAAACAGTTTGATCAGCGTCAAGACGCGGCGTTGCGACAACATGGCAAACGCAATCAGCAGCAGGAGTGCCGCAAGCAGGCTGACGAACTGGTTGATGAGCGAGTGGTCCATGTCAGGTCAGCGTGAGGAAGTGAGTCAGCATGCCAAGCACCGCGAGCAGGAATGCGGCCGACAGGAACTCGGGCGCCAGCAACAGCCGCACTTTGGCGAACAGCGTTTCAATCAGCGCCAAACCCGCGCCGCCGATGGCGAGTTTCACCACGAGCGCGACGACCGCCAGCGGCAGCGCGGACCAGTCGCCGGCCCCGGTGATGCCCCAGGGTAGGAACAGCGCGATGCCGATGGCCATGTAGGCGAACAGCTTGATCGCCACCGCCCACTCGATCAACGCCAGATGCCGGGCCGAGTATTCAAGGATCAAGGCCTCGTGCACCATGGTGAGTTCGAGATGCGTGGTCGGATTGTCGATCGGAATGCGGGCGTTCTCGGCCAGCAACACCATGAGGAAGGCCGCGGCGGCGAAGGCGAGGCCGGGGTAGATGGCGAATTCACGGTGTCCGAGCGTGTCGACGATGGTGGTGAGCTGGGTCGAGCCGGAAATGAAGGCGGCGGTAAACAGCGTCATCAGCATGGCGGGCTCGGCGAGAAATCCGATCAGCATCTCGCGCCGCGCGCCCAGACCGCCGAACGCGGTGCCGATGTCCATCGCCGCCAGCGCCGCGAACACCCGCGCCAGGGCGAACACGCCGACCAGCGCGATGATGTCGGCCGCCGGGGCGGACGGCAGGCCGGTGGCCAGTACCGGAACGATACCCGCGGCCAGCCACATGCAACCAAACAGGATGTAAGGCGTCAGGTGAAACAGCCACGAGGCGTTGTGCGCGATCACGGCATCCTTGTGGAACAGCTTCGCCAGCGTGTAGTAAGGCAGCAGAATTGAGGGTGCCGAGCGGTTCTGCAACCAGGCACGGCACTGGTTGACCCAGCCCGTGAGCAGCGGCGCGGCGAGCACCACGAACACCGATTGCAGGATCTGGAACGCCACGCCGGCCGGGAGATTCATCGCACGAACACCAGCAAGGTGATAAGGGTGAGGAAGCTGTAAAGCAGATAAATGCTGATCCTGCCCTGCTGCAACAACGCGATCTTCGACGACATGAATTCGACCCCCCGCGCCACCGGCAAATACAGCCAGTGCCAGTGACGATCCTCGATCTTGAGCGAGAACCGGGGCGAGGCATCATCCGGGGCGGGCAGGTGGGGATGCATGAGGTAAAGCGGGCCGAAGACATGGCGGATCGGCTGGCCGAAGGCGTCGGCGGTGTCCTGCATGCGCGGCGTCTGCGCCGGAAAGCCGCAGTCCCAGGGATCGGCGCGGCGTATGCGGCCGTGGTAGAAGCGGCGCACCAGCAAAAACGTCAACAGCGTCACGGTGACGATCACAACGAGAAAAATGACGGGCGAATAACTGGCCTGCTCCGGCGCGGTGGGCACCAGCCATAGCCAGCTCGATTCCAGGGCGGCGTCGGACAATCCCTGTCGCGTCAGCGAGACACCGACGCGGTTCAACATCAGCAGGAACGAGGTCGGGAACAGACCAAGCACAAAACAGCCGGCGGCAAGCCAGGCCATGCCGGTACGCTCCCAGCCGCCCGCGTCATGGCCGCCGCCGGGCGCATGGACTGC
The DNA window shown above is from Gammaproteobacteria bacterium and carries:
- a CDS encoding NADH-quinone oxidoreductase subunit H, with the protein product MNLPAGVAFQILQSVFVVLAAPLLTGWVNQCRAWLQNRSAPSILLPYYTLAKLFHKDAVIAHNASWLFHLTPYILFGCMWLAAGIVPVLATGLPSAPAADIIALVGVFALARVFAALAAMDIGTAFGGLGARREMLIGFLAEPAMLMTLFTAAFISGSTQLTTIVDTLGHREFAIYPGLAFAAAAFLMVLLAENARIPIDNPTTHLELTMVHEALILEYSARHLALIEWAVAIKLFAYMAIGIALFLPWGITGAGDWSALPLAVVALVVKLAIGGAGLALIETLFAKVRLLLAPEFLSAAFLLAVLGMLTHFLTLT
- a CDS encoding NADH-quinone oxidoreductase subunit C, which produces MRLAELPIDIQPLPGAMPAFRAPVTVTELRAVCEQARAHKARLVALWGSDETQRGAGYALHLALALPSGLLWLTAALPREHPRYPSIADIYPCANRMQRAAYDLLGIHAHDGPDHRKWLRHRAWPGGVFPLRKEFDIAGGFPKSEDLYPFVRVGGEGVHEIPVGPVHAGTIEPGHFRFSIVGETILRLEERLGYKHKAIEKLFETKTLEEGARLAGRVSGDSTVAYAWAYAMAVEGAAGVEPPLRSLVLRGILLELERIANHLGDLGYLGNDVALTFGFFQFWRLKEDLLRLNAALFGHRYLMDLIVPGGVARDLAREEAGRLISFIDRLRSEVGILRSIYDEHAGMQDRFIMTGQVPPALAEKMDMTGLAGRASGIRHDLRVDLPIPPWRQVDVRMASHTRGDVAARASVRFDEVFESIRLVQALASQLPEGEICVPIADCPGGRRGVGWVEGWRGEVLIALDTAEGNRIHRLHPHDPSWQNWPLLERAVLGNIVPDFPLINKSFNLSYSGQDL
- a CDS encoding hydrogenase 4 subunit F, producing MEIMIVLGIPLFGCLLLALAGHRRWAPELNALMSFLTFAAAAQLTARVIARGPMTVMQEQFFVDSFNVFLVALIAFVGFTTTLFSRPYMRIEAHHGRVNPARLRLYHSMYQLFTFTMLLCLLSNNVGVLWVAMEGATLSTVLLVSLYRTPASLEAAWKYFILCSVGIAQAFFGVILLYFAAEKVLGPGGTSLLWTHLYEVRLQLEPTVLSLAFVFLLIGFGTKVGLVPLHNWLPDAHAEGPTPISAVLSGLLLNVALYAVVRSKMLVDGALGHHFSGGLMMGFGLLSVVVAAFFLSRQKDIKRMFAYSSVEHMGMMTFAFGMGGAVAAFAGLLHMTVHSLTKSAIFFTVGHAAQKTGTQNMADIRGLIEQSPTVGWGLALGSLAILGMPPFGVFTSEFMILTTAMHEHPWATPFLLMALGVAFAAILGKVQPMVFGETSARRLPHPPALIPVFVHLAIVLILGLYIPPYLVGWYRQAAALIG
- a CDS encoding formate hydrogenlyase — encoded protein: MDHSLINQFVSLLAALLLLIAFAMLSQRRVLTLIKLFAWQGAVLAASTATVAYVTDQAHLYFSAGLTVLLKVILIPWVLHHLIDQLQVRWDVETLINIPVTMLIGIGLVIFAFALAAPISQMAGTFTRSTLGIAMASILISFLMMIVRRKAVPQVIGFLAMENGLFFAATSATYGMPLVVELGVALDVLMCTFIFGIFLFHIREQFDSLDIRHMEKLKED